In Candidatus Binataceae bacterium, one genomic interval encodes:
- a CDS encoding 4-hydroxyphenylacetate 3-hydroxylase N-terminal domain-containing protein gives MGARSGNNYLSALKKLGAEIWLGNERIRDVTSHPAFASRARATASIYDMQIENPEAMTFRTEDGGRAGLSFIQPRSAEELRKRGKMIKTWADYTCGFPADTPDLVNVSLAAMDAAQQFFGASDSRHGDNVQRYYREARNHDWRATEALPDPGRSETGVGGATAAEPLKTVGRNDAGLVVSGSRRLPTSAPLCEELLVLPSITLETGPAAEPLANEFAIPCNTRGLRIVCRGIYNPERPLSDHPLRPRFDQLECIAVFDRVVVPWERVFLAGDVARCNAEQSSTNSAIHRAHLVAVHNLATAEFLLGLAAGIAHDAARTSSPGVRERLAQMIVITESLRAHLHDAQADAAADRWGVFVPARGALGAVMGGSLSGLYRRLAEIAGLCEEPPAHPDQPVTMHELVQMLARNFSGGPHLASQASALDDSAGTASLEDTDLKPLIDRTAAFLSRAD, from the coding sequence ATGGGTGCGCGCTCGGGCAACAACTATCTTTCTGCACTAAAGAAGCTTGGTGCCGAAATCTGGCTCGGCAATGAACGCATCCGCGATGTGACATCCCATCCTGCATTTGCCAGTCGCGCACGGGCCACCGCCTCGATCTATGACATGCAGATCGAAAACCCCGAGGCCATGACCTTCCGCACCGAGGACGGGGGTCGCGCCGGCCTCTCATTCATTCAGCCGCGAAGCGCCGAGGAGCTCCGCAAGCGCGGCAAGATGATCAAGACCTGGGCCGATTACACGTGTGGCTTCCCGGCGGACACGCCCGATCTGGTGAACGTGAGCCTTGCCGCCATGGACGCGGCCCAGCAGTTTTTCGGCGCAAGCGATTCGCGGCACGGCGACAACGTCCAGAGGTACTACCGGGAGGCACGCAATCATGACTGGCGCGCTACCGAGGCCTTGCCGGATCCAGGCCGGAGCGAGACTGGCGTCGGTGGAGCGACCGCCGCGGAGCCGCTTAAGACCGTCGGGCGCAATGACGCGGGACTGGTAGTCAGCGGGAGCCGCAGGCTTCCGACTAGTGCCCCGCTCTGCGAGGAGCTTCTGGTTCTTCCGTCGATTACGCTCGAGACCGGACCGGCCGCTGAGCCGCTGGCCAACGAGTTCGCGATTCCCTGCAATACCAGGGGACTCCGGATCGTCTGTCGCGGGATTTATAACCCGGAGCGCCCCCTTTCTGACCATCCGCTCCGACCACGTTTCGACCAGTTGGAATGCATTGCCGTGTTCGACAGGGTGGTCGTTCCGTGGGAACGCGTGTTTCTGGCCGGCGATGTCGCTCGCTGCAATGCCGAGCAGTCGTCGACAAACTCGGCCATTCACCGCGCGCATCTTGTGGCGGTCCACAACCTGGCCACCGCCGAGTTTCTGCTCGGGCTCGCAGCGGGCATCGCACACGATGCGGCTCGGACGTCGTCGCCGGGTGTCCGCGAGCGGCTGGCGCAAATGATTGTAATCACCGAATCCTTGCGGGCGCACTTGCACGATGCGCAAGCGGATGCCGCCGCGGATCGGTGGGGCGTGTTCGTTCCTGCACGCGGAGCTCTCGGGGCCGTGATGGGCGGTTCGCTTTCGGGTTTGTACCGGCGACTGGCCGAGATAGCTGGGCTCTGCGAAGAGCCACCAGCCCATCCGGATCAGCCGGTGACCATGCATGAGCTGGTACAGATGCTGGCGCGTAATTTCTCTGGCGGTCCTCATTTAGCAAGCCAAGCCTCCGCGCTCGACGATTCGGCGGGCACGGCAAGCTTGGAAGACACCGACTTGAAGCCGTTGATTGACCGCACCGCGGCATTCCTCTCCCGGGCGGACTGA
- a CDS encoding radical SAM protein: MAGRRYTSRPATRALTPTGGFLKGFAYSLNPYVGCGFGAGGGCPFCYVRMLPVAHAQKGGWGEWVIAKSNLPDLLEKELCALERAGRLDAVTVFMSSATDPYQGLERRLELTRRSLEIFHRHRIRRLLVQTRSPMVERDIELLRALGGSLIVSITLETDDESVRRAITPTSSSVERRLLTCARLRDAGIFVQVAIAPMMPNHPARFAEMVANVSDRAVLDTYFEGDGASGRRSRALGVGDLYERLGYATWFQPGAERELLARLQSRMGRDRVLFSQAGFNAV, encoded by the coding sequence GTGGCGGGACGCCGCTACACATCGCGGCCCGCAACCCGCGCGCTTACCCCGACCGGTGGGTTCCTGAAAGGATTCGCGTACTCGCTAAATCCGTACGTCGGGTGTGGATTCGGCGCTGGCGGTGGTTGTCCATTCTGCTACGTCAGGATGCTGCCCGTCGCTCATGCGCAGAAAGGAGGGTGGGGCGAATGGGTGATTGCCAAATCCAACCTTCCGGACCTGCTCGAAAAAGAGCTCTGCGCCTTGGAGCGGGCCGGCCGGCTGGATGCGGTCACGGTTTTCATGTCGTCGGCGACCGACCCTTACCAGGGCCTCGAACGACGGCTCGAACTGACTCGCCGCTCGTTGGAGATATTTCACCGGCATCGAATTCGCCGCCTGCTCGTGCAGACGCGAAGTCCCATGGTGGAACGGGACATCGAGCTGCTCCGGGCGCTTGGCGGTTCGCTGATCGTGTCGATCACCCTGGAGACCGACGATGAGTCGGTGCGGCGTGCAATCACTCCCACCTCTTCGTCAGTGGAGAGAAGGCTTCTAACCTGTGCGCGTCTACGCGACGCGGGAATCTTCGTGCAGGTTGCGATTGCTCCCATGATGCCGAACCATCCCGCTCGCTTCGCCGAGATGGTTGCGAACGTTTCAGATCGCGCGGTGCTCGACACCTATTTCGAAGGCGACGGTGCGAGCGGGCGACGCTCGCGCGCGCTCGGGGTGGGCGACCTCTACGAAAGGCTGGGCTACGCGACATGGTTCCAGCCAGGGGCCGAACGCGAGCTGCTTGCACGGTTGCAGTCGCGGATGGGTCGCGATCGGGTGCTGTTCAGCCAAGCCGGTTTCAATGCGGTGTGA
- a CDS encoding dodecin family protein, whose product MVEKTIELTGISSNSIEDAVQIAIARAGVTISGIHSVHVEDVSAAIENNRVVRWKVRIKATFQVKDELHE is encoded by the coding sequence ATGGTAGAAAAGACGATCGAGCTGACGGGAATCTCCTCCAACTCGATTGAAGACGCGGTTCAAATTGCAATCGCACGCGCCGGGGTGACCATTTCGGGCATCCACTCGGTGCATGTCGAGGATGTCTCGGCTGCGATCGAGAACAATCGCGTCGTACGCTGGAAGGTCAGAATCAAGGCGACCTTCCAGGTGAAAGACGAACTGCACGAATGA
- a CDS encoding LON peptidase substrate-binding domain-containing protein, whose protein sequence is MSDFPRIIPLFPLPNLVLFPGIKVPLHIFEPRYKEMVADASAGDGLIGMILLKGEWQQDYVTQESYHAYPDIFEVGCAGRIEELVQVPDGRFNLVLQGISEFRVMHEIRERSYRQAEVEWCPVAREALDCDSETLEGLREVLFSYFGAPAQEAWRALVEERGFRGAELINFLSFHLDVTPLEKQTILEAFGDRADCLIDVLSFKLEERKLGPSGTGGGPDNVQ, encoded by the coding sequence GTGTCTGACTTCCCGAGAATTATTCCGCTCTTTCCGCTGCCGAACCTGGTACTGTTTCCGGGAATCAAGGTTCCGCTGCACATCTTTGAGCCTCGCTACAAGGAGATGGTCGCGGATGCTTCGGCCGGCGATGGATTAATTGGGATGATCCTGCTCAAGGGCGAGTGGCAGCAGGACTATGTTACGCAAGAGAGCTACCATGCGTATCCGGATATTTTCGAAGTCGGGTGTGCGGGCAGAATAGAAGAGTTGGTCCAGGTTCCGGATGGGCGCTTTAACCTCGTTCTGCAGGGAATCTCCGAGTTTCGCGTCATGCACGAGATCCGCGAGCGCTCCTACCGCCAGGCGGAAGTCGAATGGTGTCCGGTTGCGCGCGAGGCCCTGGATTGCGACTCGGAAACCCTGGAGGGCCTGCGCGAAGTGCTGTTCAGTTATTTTGGTGCCCCCGCGCAGGAGGCATGGCGGGCACTGGTCGAGGAGCGCGGGTTTCGCGGAGCCGAGTTGATCAATTTTCTGTCCTTTCATCTCGACGTGACACCGCTGGAAAAGCAAACCATACTGGAGGCCTTTGGCGACCGTGCCGATTGTCTTATTGATGTCCTGAGCTTCAAGCTCGAAGAGCGCAAGCTTGGACCGTCCGGCACCGGCGGCGGCCCCGATAATGTGCAGTAG
- a CDS encoding ubiquinol-cytochrome c reductase iron-sulfur subunit, whose protein sequence is MAAALKDKAPTDPAELAKWRADEQAKERARRDKEKTEIGSLWSRRDFLGRLGWGGFGAFATIGLLAAVRSAFPRVLFLPPSKFSAGYPGDYVIGEVSEKFKQDFRTWIVRTKAGFYAIFAKCTHLGCTPRWLKTEQKFKCPCHGSGYYISGLNFEGPAPRPMDRFKISLGDDGQLIVDKSVLYEMQPGVDPNEQHPESILKA, encoded by the coding sequence ATGGCCGCAGCACTGAAGGATAAAGCACCGACCGATCCGGCCGAACTCGCGAAGTGGCGGGCGGACGAGCAGGCGAAAGAACGCGCGCGGCGCGACAAGGAAAAGACCGAGATCGGTTCGCTGTGGAGCCGGCGGGATTTTCTGGGGCGCCTTGGGTGGGGCGGGTTTGGAGCTTTCGCCACCATCGGTTTGCTGGCTGCAGTTCGCTCGGCCTTTCCGCGGGTGCTGTTTTTGCCGCCCTCCAAATTTTCTGCCGGTTACCCGGGCGATTATGTGATCGGCGAGGTGAGCGAGAAATTCAAGCAGGATTTTCGGACCTGGATCGTCCGCACCAAGGCGGGTTTCTACGCCATCTTTGCAAAGTGTACCCACCTCGGATGTACTCCGCGGTGGCTCAAGACCGAGCAGAAGTTCAAATGCCCGTGCCACGGCTCCGGCTACTACATCAGCGGACTCAACTTCGAAGGTCCGGCACCGCGGCCAATGGATCGCTTCAAGATTTCGCTTGGCGATGACGGTCAGTTGATTGTCGACAAGTCGGTCCTCTACGAAATGCAGCCGGGAGTCGACCCCAACGAACAGCACCCCGAGAGCATTCTCAAGGCTTGA
- a CDS encoding MBL fold metallo-hydrolase — protein MATKIVEVHPGIYEIFLPLPMRPTIINVYLIDCHGAWALIDTGMNSPDSVRTLEEAFAQVGIRIEDLDILIGTHHHIDHFGASGAIRQRSHAQTYLHPLETERAGRMLMFGKVSHADRPESRAFFQLHGFPIDDFSPAGMRPAWMGTDLYSPVTEPDHLTKDGDILKVGDRTLEFIWTPGHSPGHNVIYLRKEKVMIVGDHLLPKITPHVGLYPDSPDGNPLGDFINSQLKVQRFEVQSVLPAHGGVYSDHRHRANQIIEHHRYREAEMLDLIKQRPKTAFEVAQTVFGGEERPIFHVMAATFETLAHLQLACIEGRARKMEQNNRMVFQTL, from the coding sequence ATGGCGACCAAAATAGTTGAAGTTCATCCCGGCATCTATGAAATCTTTCTGCCGCTGCCGATGCGGCCGACAATCATCAATGTTTATCTGATTGATTGTCACGGAGCCTGGGCGCTAATCGACACCGGCATGAATTCACCGGACAGCGTCCGCACGCTCGAGGAAGCATTCGCGCAGGTCGGAATCAGGATCGAAGATCTCGACATCCTCATCGGCACCCACCACCACATCGATCATTTTGGCGCCTCCGGCGCGATACGCCAACGCAGCCACGCACAGACCTACCTGCACCCGCTCGAAACCGAGCGCGCCGGCCGCATGCTGATGTTTGGCAAGGTGAGTCATGCCGATCGTCCCGAGTCGCGGGCATTTTTTCAGCTGCACGGATTTCCGATCGACGACTTTTCCCCGGCCGGAATGCGCCCCGCCTGGATGGGCACCGACCTGTACAGTCCGGTGACCGAACCTGACCATCTGACCAAAGACGGAGATATCTTGAAGGTTGGTGACCGGACTTTGGAATTTATTTGGACGCCCGGACATTCTCCCGGTCATAACGTAATATACTTGCGCAAAGAGAAAGTGATGATTGTGGGCGACCATCTGTTGCCAAAGATCACCCCGCACGTGGGACTTTATCCGGACAGTCCCGATGGTAATCCACTGGGAGATTTCATTAACTCGCAATTGAAGGTTCAGCGTTTCGAGGTACAGTCGGTGCTTCCCGCCCATGGAGGCGTCTACAGCGATCACCGCCACCGCGCCAACCAGATTATCGAACACCATCGGTACCGCGAAGCCGAGATGCTGGATCTGATCAAACAGCGGCCGAAAACGGCATTCGAGGTCGCACAGACTGTGTTTGGCGGCGAAGAACGCCCGATATTTCACGTGATGGCGGCTACTTTCGAGACCCTCGCGCATTTGCAACTTGCATGCATCGAAGGCCGGGCCCGCAAAATGGAGCAGAATAACAGGATGGTTTTCCAAACCTTGTGA
- a CDS encoding GNAT family N-acetyltransferase, producing the protein MTIRIESPDTEAGFTAFIKLQDVIRPELTARWPAATEMQLPFLLGVSAFATGKTMKAFVAREGGEMQARVLALLDPDYYQRWNDRLGHLALFEARPGSYRATRELMDAACQWLQAQGALAARAGFYLPIEMPFVVDEYDALPPNLMRQNPDYYHSLIKDAGFESEKGLVDYKIQVTPELIARYESALEAGRRGGYELVPLKDLPPEKRVNEFAPAWNEAFYNHWGFVAASNEAYAEILGFFDMLGGLETSLVACRGSEVVGTLMVVPEETAHAALKPGRVLEDSEKLNFLGIGVREVARGRGVNLAMASYAYLKLIQRGAKYLSYTLVVDDNWPSRRTAEKLGAKVCANYLAYRRNFRR; encoded by the coding sequence GTGACCATTAGAATTGAATCGCCGGACACCGAAGCGGGGTTCACCGCCTTCATCAAGCTCCAGGACGTGATCCGGCCCGAACTCACGGCGCGGTGGCCGGCCGCGACCGAGATGCAGCTCCCGTTCTTGCTGGGCGTGAGCGCGTTCGCAACCGGGAAGACCATGAAGGCGTTCGTGGCGCGGGAAGGCGGGGAGATGCAGGCCCGGGTGCTCGCCCTCTTAGACCCAGATTATTACCAGCGCTGGAACGACCGGCTGGGGCACCTGGCGTTGTTTGAGGCCCGCCCCGGCTCGTATCGCGCCACTCGCGAACTCATGGACGCAGCCTGCCAATGGTTGCAAGCGCAGGGCGCGCTGGCCGCACGCGCCGGCTTCTATTTGCCGATCGAAATGCCCTTCGTGGTCGATGAATACGACGCGTTGCCGCCCAACCTGATGAGGCAGAACCCGGACTACTATCACTCTCTGATCAAGGACGCCGGGTTTGAAAGTGAAAAGGGGCTGGTCGACTACAAGATACAGGTCACACCTGAACTGATCGCGCGCTACGAGAGCGCCCTCGAGGCGGGGCGCCGTGGCGGATATGAGCTTGTGCCACTAAAAGACTTGCCGCCGGAAAAACGCGTCAACGAGTTCGCACCCGCATGGAACGAGGCGTTCTATAACCATTGGGGATTCGTTGCTGCGAGCAACGAAGCATACGCCGAGATTCTCGGTTTTTTCGACATGCTGGGCGGACTCGAAACCTCGCTGGTCGCATGCCGCGGCAGCGAGGTGGTGGGTACCCTGATGGTCGTGCCGGAAGAAACCGCGCACGCGGCGCTCAAGCCCGGGCGAGTTCTCGAGGATTCCGAGAAACTCAATTTTCTCGGCATCGGCGTACGCGAAGTGGCGCGTGGACGCGGAGTGAACCTGGCGATGGCGTCGTACGCGTATCTGAAACTTATCCAGCGGGGGGCGAAGTACTTGAGCTACACCTTGGTCGTCGACGACAATTGGCCGTCGCGCCGCACCGCGGAAAAGCTGGGCGCTAAAGTGTGCGCCAACTATCTCGCCTATCGACGTAACTTTCGCCGCTAG